Below is a genomic region from Pseudomonas svalbardensis.
CGTGCGGTGAATTCCATGTGCAGCACCGCCGGCCCCGGCTTCAGATCCGCGACCACGGCATGGGTTTCGGTGTCGATGACCTGAACCCGATCATTGTCCGGGTAGGCGAAATTGACCCACAGCTGCCGACCGTCCGGGCGCGACGTGACGAACACCGGTTGACCAGCGACCGGGATCACAGCGGTCTGCTGCCAGGTGCGTGAATCCATCACCAATACCTGATGACGGCCAACGGCGGGCACGAAGGCCTGGTTGTCGGCAACGGCCCAGCCTTCCAGGTGCGGCATCTTGTAGACCGGGAGTTTCGCCTGGCCGCGTCCGTAGTCGCCGAGTACCCGCTGCACACCGCGCTCTGGATGCCAGAGATCGAGTTGGGCCATGCCGTCTTCACCGAACAGACCGGCCATGTAATAGCGCCCATCGGGGGTAATCAGGGCGTCGTAGGGTTGCTGGCCGATGCCGGTGAAACGGCTGATCTGCGGTGTGCTGCCCTGACTAAAATCGGCGGTCCAGATCTCGCCGGTATCGAACAGACTGAACACAAAACGTTGCCCCGGCGCATCGACCAGGCCGACCACCCGGGAGCGCTTGGTGCCATCGGCCAGGGGCGTGGCCGGAATATCGGCCACCTGTTGCAGGGTGTCGGCATCGAACACCTTGACCCCGCCGGGCACGTAGTTGGACACCGCGATCAACTTGCCGTCCTGACTGATGGCGCCGCCAATGCTATTGCCGCCCTGGATGACGCGATGATCGATACGCCGGGTCAGCAAATCGATTTTGCTCAACCCGCCGTCGCGGCCGAACACGTAGGCATAGCGCTGGTCGCGTGAGAACACCACGGAGGCATGGGACAGATCGCCCAAACCCATGAGTCGGGCCAGCGCCGTATGGGTGTCACTCTCGATGATTTGCACGCTGCCGGTGGCGCGCTCCACGACCACGCCCAGATCGCCGGTGCCACGCAACGGTGGCTGAACGCAAGCGGACAACAACAGCCCGGTCGCCGCTGACAGCAGGATTGAACGGATCATGGTGCGGGATATCCCTGGAGAAGAAGATCGACCAGCCACCGGATGTCGCCGGGGCTGAGCAACGGAGCCCAACCGGGCATCGCAGTGCCTGGCCGGCCTTGGGTGACGGTGGCAATCAGGCTGTCCCGTGACTTGCCAGCCAGCGCTGCGCGCGTCAGTTCGGGGCCTAGCCCACCGGTGAGGTGCAGCCCATGGCAGGCGCCGCAGTCCTGGGTCAGCAGGTGTTCGAGTTGCGCCTGACGCTCGGCGTCCGGCGACGCAACCGCGGTTGCGCAAATGAGGAGGAGGGCCGCCAGAATCACAGCGTGTCGATAAACCATCATGACGCCCTCCAGGCGGTTATTTGAGTGTCAGTACCCAGGTCGCGAGAATTTTTGCTTCTTCATCCGTTACCGGGTTGGCCGGCATTGGCATCGGGCCCCAATTGCCTTGTGTGCCGTTCTTGATGCGACCGGCCAGGGTGTCCACGGCCCCGGGTACGCCAGCGTTCTTGGCCGCTACATCCTTGAGCGCCGGGCCGACAATCTTGGTGTCGATGGAATGACAGGCTGCGCAGGGTTTGCTCTTGAACAGCTCCAGCCCGTCCTCGGCCATGGCCGGCTGCACGCTCAGCGCAGCGGTCAGGGCGAACAGTGAAAACAGAGTATTTTTCATGGTGGTTCCTTGCATTGATGGAGCTCAATAGATGTCGTGTTGGGTGTTGTAGACGTTGAACTTCCCGGTGGGTGTGATCAGTCGTTTGTCCTTGATGACTGACTTGAGCTTCAGTGTTTTGTCGTCGATCACCACCAGCGCCGACTCGTCTGCCTGGCCGCTCCACACGGAGAACCAGACTTCATCACCGGCCTTGTTGTATTCCGGTTGCACGACACGCATGGCGCCTTGCTTGATGCCGGCGTATTCAGCGATGGGCAGCACGGTGTAGCCGGCGTCGAGCTTGTCGAGGTTGAACACCGCCACCGACTGACTCAGCTTGGTGTCAGGGTTGAGGGTGGTGTCGACGTACAGGTGGCGAGAGTTGGGATGGGTTTTGATAAACAGTGATCCGCCGCCCTGGCCCTTGAGTGAGGCGACCTGCTTCCAGGCGTATTGCGGGTGTTTGGTCGGGTCGGTGCCGATCAACGAGATGCCGTCATCACCCAGGTGGCTGGTGGCCCAAACCGGCCCGTAAGTCGGGTGGTTGAAGTTGGCACCGCGACCCGGGTGAGGGGTTTTGCCGACGTCCACCAGTGCGGTCAACTTGCGCTCTTTGGAGTCGATCACGGCGACCTTGTTGGAGTTGTTGGCGGCGGTCATGAAGTAGCGGTGCGTGCTGTCCCAACCGCCGTCATGCAGGAAGGGCGCGGCGTCGATGTAGGTGACGGTGAGGTTTTTGATGTCCTGGTAATTGACCAGCATGACCTTGCCGGTTTCCTTGACGTTGACGATGAACTCCGGCCATTCGTGGGAGGCGATGATCGCCGCGACCCGGGGTTCCGGGTGATATTCCTGCTTGTCGACGGTCATGCCGCGGGTCGAAACGATCTGTTTCGGCTCCAGGGTTTCGCCATCCATGATGGTGAATTGCGGCGGCCAATAAGAGCCGGCGATGGTGTATTTGTCTTCGTAGCCCTTGAACTTGGAGGTCTCGACCGAGCGCGCCTCGATGCCCACTTTGACTTCGGCGACCTTGGTCGGCTCGACCGGCCACAGGTCGATCATGTCGATCCGCGCGTCTCGACCAATCACCAGCAGGTAGCGACCCGAAGCTGATATGCGCGAGATGTGCACCGCGTAGCCGGTCTCGATCAGCTTGACGATCTTTTTGCTGTCACCGTCGATCAGGGCGATCTTGCCGTCATCGCGCAACGTCACCGAAAACAGGTTCGGCAAGTTGAGTTTGCTCAGCTGCTTCTTCGGACGGTCCTCGGGTTTGACCAGCACTTTCCAGGTTTTCAGCGTCTCGGCCATGCCCCATTCCGGCGGCGTCGGCGGCGTGTGCTGAATGAACTTGGCCATGACCGTGATTTGATCCTTGGTCAGCGCATTGGACGTCCCCCAGTTCGGCATGCCCGCCGGTGAGCCGTAGGTAATCAAGGCTTCCAGAAACGGTTGCCCGCGGTTCTGGGTAATGTCCGGTGTCAGCGGTTTGCCCGTGGCCCCTTTGCGCAAAACGCCGTGGCAGCCTGCGCAGCGCTGGAAGTAGATTTCCTTGGATGAGTCGAACTCGGCCTGGCTCATGTCGGGAGCGCCGGCGGTTTTGACCATGGGCGGGTTGGCCGCGGCGGCGGGCTCTTCAGCGCTGGCGGCATGACTCACCGCCAGGGCCAGTGCCGAACACAGCGTGGTCAGGGTCAGGGCAAACGTTTTTCTATTGCTGATCAGCATTCCATTTCTCCTCAGGCAAGACCTTTGCGATGTGCTGAAACGGCAGCGCAGAACGCAGGTTCTTAGTGCCGTGCAAGGCTATGCCCGAGCAGGCCAATGTTCGCTTGACGACGATCAAGTTTGCCGGCCATCTCACTTGCCAGGTTGTCGCAGGGGCCCGTAGCGTGTTCCTTGAATCCGCTTTTGGAACAGGCAGCCCATGGACCGCATCCAGTCTTGCGAACACCCGATCGAACCCTTCTACCAACCGCTGAACAATGAGGAGGCGCTGTTCGAACAAGCCTGGCGACACGGCATGCCAGTGCTGATCAAAGGCCCGACGGGGTGCGGCAAAACCCGTTTTGTCCAGCACATGGCCCATCGACTGAAACTGCCGCTGTACACCGTGGCTTGCCACGATGATTTGAGCGCGGCCGACCTGATCGGTCGCCATCTGATCGGTGCCCAGGGCACCTGGTGGCAGGACGGACCGCTGACCCGCGCGGTGCGCGAAGGCGGCATCTGTTACCTCGACGAAGTGGTCGAGGCACGTCAGGACACAGTGGTCGTACTGCATCCGCTGGCCGATGATCGTCGGGAGTTGTTCCTGGAACGCACCGGCGAAGTGCTGAAGGCGCCGCCGTCCTTCATGCTCGTGGTGTCTTACAACCCCGGCTACCAGAATCTGCTCAAAGGCATGAAACCCAGCACCCGCCAACGCTTCGTGGCGATGCGTTTCGGCTATCCGCCGGTGGTCGATGAGGAACGCATCGTTGCCCGCGAGGCTCAGGTGGACAACGCGCTGGCGGCGCAAGTGGTGCGGCTGGGGCAGGCACTGCGCCGGCTCGATCAACATGATCTGGAAGAGGTCGCCTCAACGCGGCTGCTGATTTTTACCGCGCGCATGATCCGCTCCGGCATGAGCCCGCGTGAGGCGTGCATGGCCTGCCTGGCCGAGCCGCTGAGCGATGATCCGCTGACCGTTGCCGCGCTGATGGACGTGGTTGATGTCCACTTCGGCTGAGTCAACGGGCGTTTCGCAACGCCACTTGCCGGGCGATCTGGCGATGTGGTTTTTCATTCTGGCCGAGCTATCGGTGTTTGCCATCCTGATCCTGACGTTCGCCGTGACCCAGGCGCTCAAACCGCAGATGTTCAGCGAAAGCCGTCTATTGCTGAACACCTCCACCGGGCTGGCGATGACCCTGAGCCTGCTCACCGCGGGGCTGTTCGCCGCGCTGGCGCAGGAGCACGTCAGGCGCTCACGATCCCGTCACGGCGCCGTCTTCCTGCTGATGGCATTGCTCGCCGCCAGTGTCTACGTGGTGCTGAAACTCACGGAATACCGGAACTTGCTGGCCTCGGGGCTGGGCATGGAGCACAACACGTTTTTCACGTTGTACTGGATTCTCACCGGTTTTCATTTTCTCCACGTAGTGCTTGGCATGGTCATTCTCGGATGGCTGGCCGAGCGCTGTCGCCGTGGCTTGTACGACGCCAACACGCGCAGCGGGTTTGAATCCGGCGTGCTGTATTGGCACATGGTCGATCTGATCTGGGTCATGCTTTTTCCGCTGGTCTACGTGCTGAGTTGACGAGGTTCTCATGACTGTTTCCAGGGTTTTGCTCGTCTGTTGGGCGGCGCTCGCCACGTTAA
It encodes:
- a CDS encoding cytochrome D1 domain-containing protein; the protein is MIRSILLSAATGLLLSACVQPPLRGTGDLGVVVERATGSVQIIESDTHTALARLMGLGDLSHASVVFSRDQRYAYVFGRDGGLSKIDLLTRRIDHRVIQGGNSIGGAISQDGKLIAVSNYVPGGVKVFDADTLQQVADIPATPLADGTKRSRVVGLVDAPGQRFVFSLFDTGEIWTADFSQGSTPQISRFTGIGQQPYDALITPDGRYYMAGLFGEDGMAQLDLWHPERGVQRVLGDYGRGQAKLPVYKMPHLEGWAVADNQAFVPAVGRHQVLVMDSRTWQQTAVIPVAGQPVFVTSRPDGRQLWVNFAYPDNDRVQVIDTETHAVVADLKPGPAVLHMEFTARGDQLWLSLRDGNQVQIWDPYRLKLLSTLPASAPSGIFFSSRAQKMGY
- a CDS encoding c-type cytochrome, which encodes MMVYRHAVILAALLLICATAVASPDAERQAQLEHLLTQDCGACHGLHLTGGLGPELTRAALAGKSRDSLIATVTQGRPGTAMPGWAPLLSPGDIRWLVDLLLQGYPAP
- a CDS encoding c-type cytochrome: MKNTLFSLFALTAALSVQPAMAEDGLELFKSKPCAACHSIDTKIVGPALKDVAAKNAGVPGAVDTLAGRIKNGTQGNWGPMPMPANPVTDEEAKILATWVLTLK
- a CDS encoding cytochrome D1 domain-containing protein, which produces MLISNRKTFALTLTTLCSALALAVSHAASAEEPAAAANPPMVKTAGAPDMSQAEFDSSKEIYFQRCAGCHGVLRKGATGKPLTPDITQNRGQPFLEALITYGSPAGMPNWGTSNALTKDQITVMAKFIQHTPPTPPEWGMAETLKTWKVLVKPEDRPKKQLSKLNLPNLFSVTLRDDGKIALIDGDSKKIVKLIETGYAVHISRISASGRYLLVIGRDARIDMIDLWPVEPTKVAEVKVGIEARSVETSKFKGYEDKYTIAGSYWPPQFTIMDGETLEPKQIVSTRGMTVDKQEYHPEPRVAAIIASHEWPEFIVNVKETGKVMLVNYQDIKNLTVTYIDAAPFLHDGGWDSTHRYFMTAANNSNKVAVIDSKERKLTALVDVGKTPHPGRGANFNHPTYGPVWATSHLGDDGISLIGTDPTKHPQYAWKQVASLKGQGGGSLFIKTHPNSRHLYVDTTLNPDTKLSQSVAVFNLDKLDAGYTVLPIAEYAGIKQGAMRVVQPEYNKAGDEVWFSVWSGQADESALVVIDDKTLKLKSVIKDKRLITPTGKFNVYNTQHDIY
- a CDS encoding CbbQ/NirQ/NorQ/GpvN family protein; translated protein: MDRIQSCEHPIEPFYQPLNNEEALFEQAWRHGMPVLIKGPTGCGKTRFVQHMAHRLKLPLYTVACHDDLSAADLIGRHLIGAQGTWWQDGPLTRAVREGGICYLDEVVEARQDTVVVLHPLADDRRELFLERTGEVLKAPPSFMLVVSYNPGYQNLLKGMKPSTRQRFVAMRFGYPPVVDEERIVAREAQVDNALAAQVVRLGQALRRLDQHDLEEVASTRLLIFTARMIRSGMSPREACMACLAEPLSDDPLTVAALMDVVDVHFG
- a CDS encoding cytochrome c oxidase subunit 3, which encodes MSTSAESTGVSQRHLPGDLAMWFFILAELSVFAILILTFAVTQALKPQMFSESRLLLNTSTGLAMTLSLLTAGLFAALAQEHVRRSRSRHGAVFLLMALLAASVYVVLKLTEYRNLLASGLGMEHNTFFTLYWILTGFHFLHVVLGMVILGWLAERCRRGLYDANTRSGFESGVLYWHMVDLIWVMLFPLVYVLS